Proteins encoded together in one Lathyrus oleraceus cultivar Zhongwan6 chromosome 5, CAAS_Psat_ZW6_1.0, whole genome shotgun sequence window:
- the LOC127088341 gene encoding uncharacterized protein LOC127088341 — translation MSSSWRRTLGNARSFVNNSMGGLRGGSNLASWVVAGTLAYFLWIKPSQDLKREQQEKAALASSDSYRYVETRKPVPDPQVTGLIYGNNNKDNSNRTQD, via the exons ATGTCGAGTAGCTGGAGAAGAACGTTAGGGAACGCAAGATCCTTCGTTAACAATTCAATGGGCGGTCTCAGAGGAGGAAGTAACCTCGCTTCTTGGGTTGTCGCCGGAACCCTAGCTTACTTCCTTTGGATTAAACCCTCCCAAGACCTCAAACGTGAACAACAG GAAAAAGCGGCTCTTGCTTCCTCTGATTCATATCGATATGTTGAGACTCGAAAACCTGTTCCTGATCCTCAA GTTACAGGTTTGATATATGGAAACAACAACAAAGACAATTCAAATAGGACACAGGATTAG